tagagggcaaatagtgaactgtttgcgttgagtcaagataacagaaacggttcaatttaACAAGATGCGTGTGATACGCGGAAAACAGGTATGTAATCACAAATGTGTGCGAAGACGGATAATAACACatatgattgctgctaataagacgtatgtgttgtgcgttgggattgcatacagaacagcaacatatatatctaCACACTTGTAAGGGCATGGTTGCATAacgaaattaaacatccaattacataggtggctactacacacatgacatttacaCACACCAaaataaactattacatgcataattacataggtggctactacacatatgacattttcacacaccaaaggcaactatatattacatgcataattaactaggataaacgattatctgatcatcatctacttcttgtgacgcttgccgcCACTTctttgcttgtggctcgatccggctcGTCGATTTCGGtaaagaggcacttccttatgtcaacgatccgcctgtgcaactcgtagcatgtgtacacgctcttggccacgAACCTAATGTGAGGTTCATCCCGTCGACGCATCCAGGCCCCGTGCCGGGATATGGGACATGTTCTATTGGCATCttgcttcatcttttcatagtatgggtcgatgatggctgaggcAAGTTTAACCAGGGAGTCCTTCGTGCTACCCCATACCTTGTAGTGCTCacagatttcgacaaggttcttataGGCCAAGCCCGTAatcctgagcgcttttacatcgtcggtaGTTTCCACCGTagtgaacttgtagtcggtgcagttgacaaacctggcgaaacggtCATAAGGctgtgtggccatgcagtagtggtagatgaggacatgatggcgcacgcacaactaggCGATGACAACCTTTTGTTTGCCGGGAAGACCGGCAGTGTACTGGAGgttgatgccgaccaccttgtacttgtctccagcaagcaactgctccatggtgttgatgtagtcctCCACCACGGCCAGGTTGATGATGTACACCACCGTGGGATCCGTCTCCCTTGCATGGGTCTCGACTTTAtgccgccgaactccattggagcgccgctagatatcctctctgtatgtgtcttcgtgggtgtgcttgttgtgttgtgggacgAGATCGAAAGAATAAgacacagtgatacgtggcaaataagacgaactatgcgagcgatggcggagacatcaagcacgaatcagattagaattgtgtgtgtgatacatggcatatagttgatccatccaaactgtttgtgatggaataagccatgtgtgttgtgggaaaacgcttgctggtatataaccgtttgcgattgatgaattcatcaccaatGGGttacctagtgtggtccgtgtgtgatgtgatatgctctgtctgcaGAACATATATGCTCTGTGtacagaagaacaacatatatatacttgtaacatgacatgattgcaagaccaaattaaacatccaattatgttatataacaaataccataaatattgcaaggttcaaattcctgCATTACaaggcccaaattcaaatattacaAGATTCAAACTATTCAGACACATAAAATTCATCTTCCTTAGAATTTTTTTCATGCATTATTTCTGTGAAAGGATCAGCCATCGAGAACTCATATAGCGGCTTGATAGagtgacatacatcaagtattctcaaatctataaaattattcaatccgataatagtgaaacctcaaagttaaaactcaattcatcacaagaatatAGAGAggaagaaacaccatatgatccaactatagtaacaaagctcgcggtacatcaagatcgtgccaaatggaAAACACTagagacagagagatcaaacacatagctactagtacatacgctcagccccgaggctgaactacaccctcctcatcatggtggctgctaggatgatgatgatgatgatgatgatggcctccggtgatgatttcccgctccggcagggtgccggaatgggctcccgattggtttttcgtggctacagtttCTTGCGacggcagaacttccgatctagggttcttttcgaATGTTtgtgtatttataagaatttttggcatcggtctcacgtcaagggggtgcccgaggggcccacaaggtgggGACGCGCGCCCTAGGGGTAGGGCACGCTCCctaggttgtggcctcctcggtcacttcCTGCCCCAACTCcggtgcttcgggggtctcttttggttcagaaaaaatcaccgtaaattttcagcccattctgagaacttgtatttctgcacaaaaaacgacaccacggtagttctgctgaaaacaacatcggtCCGGGTTGTTCTtataaaatcataccaaaaccatataaaattgttgcaaacatggcatgaatacttcataaattatagatacgttggagacataccaggggctaaatgggagatttaaaaaaattcaaactctGATGAATTTGACGAAGATCGGAGTGAAGAAATAGAAATGTGGGGGAACTAAGTCATCccagaaattaaaagcatgcataCAAGATATATAAAAATGAAGAACATGCAATCATATAGTAATGCAAGCATGAGGAAGATGAACTACAGAAATAGAATACAGCTTGATGAAAGTCTTCAGTTCAAGTTCTTCAGAAAGTATATCACATATTCTTCAGCGGCGAAAAATGTAATGGGATGGGTGAGGAATTTGAAATCAGCTTGGCTCAGTGAAGACACagcgatttggtagactagttccagttgttgtatcaactatacgtctggttgagGCGTCTGAGACGAACTTAGAGGACACACGGTCCTCACCGTATTCCTCTTTAGCTAAGGTCactcagacctcgcccaatcacttgtggtaagtcttcaaggtagacttccaaaacctTCGCAGACTTGTTCGCCGACATAATGACTCTTGGTGTGCTCAGaacatgacacctaaccgtctagaagaatgaTAGTCTTGAAAGATAACAGGCGTTTGATCACACGGatcaatctcttaagtgatgctcaGTCACTTTGGctatgggtttttcctcacttaggaTTCTCTCAAAGTCATCAaatgatgggttgctctcaaatgacatgtGTCAAGTTCtcacggagcagccaaccaacaaaTGGTTgtgggggcgactatttatagccagGGCAACCCAACATGAATTGTCATAAATGCCCTTCTCTGATTCGACCATTGTCAGGATAATGATCCACTCGACAGCTGGCCTgctgcacagcaacggtcagaatttgAACCCTCAAATTCACCAGGGCACTCAATTTCCTCACTTTTAGGCAGATCGCACTGGCGAAACCCTAACTCCTAAGTATGACCAAATTCGTCAGCGACCATATGAACTTTGTCACTGTTGCTAGCAAATGCGTTAGCTGTTCCAGAGATTCCCAAAGGTTTCACTTGAAGTGGCTTGTGTATGTAtaggtttgagcatcactttggaaATGTGAACTATGATTCACCTAGACCCCTTTAATAGTAcatttttcctatgactcaaataagaagaaataaactataaaaacaaaagtctttaAGCTTCCAGtcttcacatcaatttcttcatAGGTCATACCAATTTCATCAAATTCTTCACTTGAAGAAAACCATTTTTGGGGGTCGTCTTCCATGTGTTAAACCAACTCTTCAGGGGCTATATATCCTATGTACAGTAAAAAACACATTAATTCCTCAACctatttgtcttcaatactccaaaaccacttagggatgcACTTACAAACTTAGTTGGatttaactcctcattaattatacGATGCTAATGGTTGAGGATGTGGATGTACTAACACATCAATGCTTTAATGGTAATAATTTTTCTAATTTGTTTGGAAATGCATAAATGGTTCTAGATAAGGATGTATAGACACACATATGTAGCAATTCAAAAGAATGATGCTAATGTACTCATATATGAATATCTGACTAACAATCAATTCTATACAAAATAGCATGTTTATATATTTGTATATATTTTAATGCTTACTAAAGATTTACATTATCTTGTTTACTCAAAAACAATGGCTCTATATCAATTGCTACTAAATTTGGATGTATGGATGAGGATGAAATTTTACTATTATCCCTATTATGCTAAGTTATCACAATCACAGAAATTTCTCATACACCATTCTATTAATGTCTCTAACAAGCAGACCCAACACGTCCATGGAATATGAAACTTCCATATTATTAGTAAAAGTCTCTTTTGGAGAATGGAAGGGACCTCGGGCTTTCACAACCCTTCCCTTCTATATAAGGGGAGTGCATCTCCACATATCTCCCATCAACATGTCGCTAGTCAACGGCTTTAGTAAATCTCAAGCATTTTGTAGATCCTTCTGGTTCCTATTTCTAGTAGTAAGTTTCTTTGTCCTTGTAGGATTTAGTATGCCGAGGCGGTCAGCTATCGCATATATCCATGATGACAAAGAGCGTGATGTCACGTTCTTCAAGCGACGCGGCGGTTTGTTTAAGAGTATTGCTGGTCTCTCTGCTGTCACTGGTGCTAGGGTTGCTGTCGTCCTAGAGACAGAAAATGAGACGATGCATTCCTTTGGGACGCCATCTGCTGACCCCATTGTTGATGCTTTTCTATCAGGAGCACCACTAGCAGTTCCACTTGACGATGAGGCAACAACTGCCAGAATAGCCCAGCTACAAAGTGAGGTGGCTCGGCTTGATATGAATTGCATGAAGGAGTACAAGGAAAACCAACTTTCCATCGAGCGTATGAAACAAATCCAAGAGCAGTGCCCAGGTATGGCAGCAAACCATATCTTCTCGAAGGAAGAAGATCTCAGCCCTGGAGATCTCAACAATCTATCCAATGAAATCTCTCGTGTCCATGAGGACATTGGACATCGACTGCCACAACTACATCATG
This portion of the Triticum dicoccoides isolate Atlit2015 ecotype Zavitan chromosome 7A, WEW_v2.0, whole genome shotgun sequence genome encodes:
- the LOC119328675 gene encoding uncharacterized protein LOC119328675, which encodes MSLVNGFSKSQAFCRSFWFLFLVVSFFVLVGFSMPRRSAIAYIHDDKERDVTFFKRRGGLFKSIAGLSAVTGARVAVVLETENETMHSFGTPSADPIVDAFLSGAPLAVPLDDEATTARIAQLQSEVARLDMNCMKEYKENQLSIERMKQIQEQCPGMAANHIFSKEEDLSPGDLNNLSNEISRVHEDIGHRLPQLHHGHKAMTGRASIKQNMLPSSGPPSDRMRTTPSSVHSLWDHHLPQHQMHSSPLPSPPGHIMAPGFSQNDANSNSTSRYNLAVSPLLVYSGGNDFTVNDPFVYESWGYALSDQPFRDEYIEKDASLGYNGADVGQSSMGNGGWVDKPPESSSS